One part of the Pecten maximus chromosome 1, xPecMax1.1, whole genome shotgun sequence genome encodes these proteins:
- the LOC117327342 gene encoding probable galactarate transporter produces the protein MKIHEWRWRYLILICDCLLALGCYYNLGVPSAVQADIQGSGVSNCTRDNSSVSANTTCCDECLGLGPQKYNLLFSVLSWTSAAVSIPGGYFIDKIGNKASAVLIPSIFTMGMVLFALAGSPAVRGTPYMFPLMLIGRMTLGFGTGPGRVLQNRVVSFWFRDNSVLPVSFLIFTIRSGQCPQLLPHR, from the exons ATGAAAATACATgaat GGAGGTGGCGCTACCTTATACTGATATGTGACTGTCTACTCGCCCTTGGATGTTACTACAACCTAGGGGTACCGAGCGCTGTACAGGCCGATATCCAGGGCTCGGGG GTTTCTAACTGTACACGTGACAACTCTTCTGTGTCAGCTAACACGACATGTTGTGATGAATGTCTCGGCCTTGGACCTCAGAAGTACAACCTCTTGTTCTCTGTACTGTCATGGAC GTCGGCGGCCGTTTCAATACCCGGAGGGTATTTCATAGACAAGATAGGAAACAAAG CCTCCGCCGTGTTGATCCCATCGATATTCACTATGGGTATGGTGCTGTTTGCCCTGGCGGGGTCCCCGGCTGTTCGGGGAACGCCCTATATGTTTCCCCTTATGCTAATCGGCAGGATGACTCTCGGCTTCGGCACGGGACCAGGAAGAG TTTTACAGAATCGAGTGGTGTCCTTCTGGTTTAGAGACAACAGCGTTCTGCCGGTCAGCTTCCTTATCTTCACTATTAGGTCAGGGCAATGTCCTCAACTTCTTCCTCACCGCTAA
- the LOC117333461 gene encoding major facilitator superfamily domain-containing protein 1-like — translation MESKPIRLTDIKSFPSTYWYLIVMLTCFYSSVIPFVSNATKFFQDRYGFSKTDASYINGAVYDVSLLAPILGKILEKLNCHGIVGMVACLLTTPVYLTLAYLSKVPPLAMSICIGVTFNCNAIILWQVMMSMVPPTSYGTAAGLASSSMGIGMGLSALTVGTILGNEEELIILWQVMMSMVPPTSYGTAAGLASSSMGIGMGLSALTVGTILGNEEETDVDVRLQKYRYMLLLFACLSAVSFLSAVFMNVSDIRSECNINRRLRKSKSSSDKAGSETDPLISDNNSVNR, via the exons ATGGAATCAAAACCAATA AGACTGACCGACATAAAGAGCTTCCCTTCGACCTACTGGTATCTTATTGTGATGCTCACATGTTTCTACAGCTCCGTCATTCCATTTGTCTCCAACGCAAC aaaatttTTCCAAGACCGTTATGGCTTCTCTAAGACTGACGCGTCTTACATCAATGGCGCCGTGTACGACGTGTCGTTGCTAGCTCCTATCCTGGGGAAGATACTG GAGAAGCTGAACTGCCATGGAATTGTGGGAATGGTAGCGTGCTTGCTGACCACCCCAGTGTACCTGACGCTCGCCTACCTATCCAAGGTGCCGCCACTAGCCATGTCCATCTGTATAGGGGTCACTTTCAACTGTAATGCG ataatCCTGTGGCAGGTGATGATGTCGATGGTACCCCCGACATCGTACGGGACAGCGGCCGGTCTGGCGTCCAGTAGTATGGGGATAGGCATGGGACTGTCTGCTCTTACTGTGGGAACCATCCTTGGAAACGAGGAGGAGTTA ataatCCTGTGGCAGGTGATGATGTCGATGGTACCCCCGACATCGTACGGGACAGCGGCCGGTCTGGCGTCCAGTAGTATGGGGATAGGCATGGGACTGTCTGCTCTTACTGTGGGAACCATCCTTGGAAACGAGGAGGA AACGGACGTAGATGTCCGGCTACAGAAGTATCGGTATATGTTGCTGTTGTTCGCCTGTCTGAGTGCGGTGTCGTTCCTAAGTGCTGTATTCATGAACGTATCCGACATACGATCG GAGTGCAATATAAACAGACGATTACGTAAGAGTAAATCATCCTCAGATAAAGCTGGATCTGAAACTGACCCCCTGATATCAGATAATAACTCCGTCAATAGATAG